Proteins from a genomic interval of Schistocerca piceifrons isolate TAMUIC-IGC-003096 chromosome 3, iqSchPice1.1, whole genome shotgun sequence:
- the LOC124788472 gene encoding RNA-binding protein 25-like: protein MDNEQQSVSSDTELESGTQSNVSDVVQEVQCENLGAEGQEMLPLPPSDSVDSGNTVPSASTGHGPESGEVSEVQSLRVMFERMLNFQAEFVRVQAERDRERDAEQAERDQRLVAEFACMQAERDKERDAKQAERDKERDAKQAERDKERDAKQAGRDRERDAKQAERDRRLHERDLQLMQTLEVMQSEIVSLKQKYETIPKTVQELSERVDSVQVANANIVEEISVLTNRVEQLEIDTTQVIENKVIEQVHKVENEVIKEIDQKVHAAIEARDVGSSADVQDLKKIVHKDIPLWQRSVDRRLAEMELSLRHDEARARMLRQPLNRLEVTETVIEMVEITRLHQVMETAEVIIGDKSMHKTEIEVETGTAIVRR, encoded by the exons atggataatgagcaacagtcagtaagtagtgataccgagttggaaagtgggacacaaagtaatgttagtgacgtagttcaggaagtacaatgtgagaatctgggggcagaagggcaagaaatgttgccactgccacccagtgattcagttgatagcggaaatactgtgccatccgcaagcactggacacggaccagagagtggtgaggtgtcagaagtgcaatcattaagagttatgttcgagcgcatgctcaatttccaagctgaatttgtacgcgtgcaagcagagcgtgatagagaacgtgatgctgaacaagcagagcgtgaccagagattggtagctgaatttgcatgtatgcaagcagaacgcgataaagaacgtgatgctaaacaagcagagcgcgataaagaacgtgatgctaaacaagcagagcgcgataaagaacgtgatgccaaacaagcagggcgcgatagagaacgtgatgctaaacaagcagagcgtgaccgacgcctgcatgagagggacttgcagttgatgcaaactttagaagttatgcaaagtgagattgttagtttgaaacaaaaatatgaaaccatacccaaaacggtgcaagaattaagcgaaagagtagatagtgttcaagtggctaacgccaatatcgtagaggaaatcagtgtcctgactaatagggtcgaacaactagaaattgacacaactcaagtaattgagaacaaagtgatcgaacaagtgcacaaagtagaaaatgaagtcataaaagaaatagatcagaaagtgcacgccgcaattgaggccagagatgtgggctcaagtgcggatgtgcaggatctaaaaaagatagtgcacaaggacattccgctgtggcagcggagtgtggaccgtcgtcttgccgagatggagcttagcttgcggcatgacgaggcacgggc gaggatgttaaggcagcctctgaacaggctagaagtaacggaaacggttatagaaatggtcgaaataacacgcctccaccaagtaatggaaacggcggaggtaataataggagacaagagtatgcacaaaacggaaatagaggtagagaccggaacggcaatagtccgccggtga